The DNA window GTATAAATTAAGAGGACCAAatcccttttctttctcctttcagATTCCCTCGAGTCTCCTTTGGCTTTCTCCGAAAACTGGTTCAAAATGATATAACACGGTGCTTAAAAATATAAGCACAGTAACAATAAACTAAAATTCAGGGACAACGCATCTTTGCACATCTATCAAAAACTGCTTACTAAGCAATATATAAACATTAAAGTCCTCGTAACTATTAGCCTACGACACTAGCCACTTGCGAATCGATAACCGCTCATTTTGTCGGTCGATCCCATGTCGTTTCCAAGGTGATAGTGTTACCATAATAAACCTGCTTTGAGGTCTCATCCCAATATGCCTGGAATGCAAGTAAAAATTTCAATGAGAAAGATCAGAACAATGCACATGATACATatcactaaaattaaaatatcagaAGTCACTAGCCAATACCATGGCTCAAATTGCCTATTGAGACAAAAGATATCGATCCTTTTAGTTTCAAAAGATTGCCATGCATACATAAGTAAAACAAATATACAAGGAGAAAAAGGAGACAAACGCAAGTTAGATCCGTTAAAGCAGAAGAAATATAATACGTGTATTCAGAAATGCTTGATCCAGTCTCCTCATATGATATTTCACCCTCAAAGTGCATGCTTACAAGGTGCAAGTGTTAGGGACTTGGGTATTATGGGGTGCCCAAAGTCGCACATTGGATGGGATGGAGAGTGGTTCTTCCCCCTTAATAGCTAGCTTTTAGGGTGTAGTTTCCCACACTTTCCTTAGGTACTTAACACAGCCAACAGAAGATAGCAGATAGGAGATGAGACGCTAAGTACACACCTGCCAATTAGATGGTAGACCCTTGGAGAGTTCAGTCATATCAGGCTGCTGTTGGCGGGGCTCAACTGCGTCGTGCGGCGCCTCAAGAGATTCACGTGCTTTTTGTGCCCTTTTGCGCTTGACCCGCTCCCGCCTACATTGCAGAATTGCATTATTGTATGTTTAGAAAGTTGCACAAGTCATGGATAAGAAATTGGAGGGTTTTGGAGTTACATACCAATCACCACCAAGAGGTTGAAAGTTAGCATTATCTTTGGCCTCTCCACTAGCAATTTGCTTTGCATGCCACTCCTAAAACCAAAGGAATTAGAGGAACAAAAGATTGAATGATGCAAATCTCATAAAAGGATAAGTTCCATGTGCAAACCTCTATTTCCCTTTGGCGCTTCCTTTCGAACACCTCATACACACTTTCAggctcttcctcttcttcaagcAACTCCTCTTTAGCCGCCTTCCACTAATATTTACAATGTACATATAAATAATACAGAAAATTCAATGCAATATAAattgaaatgagtttaaaatAGAACTGGAAAACCGATGGCATTTAAGCACCACACGCAACACACACACAGTAGCAAAAGTAGCTCTACCTTGTTCACCAAACTTGAAACCTTTTTATTAGACTTTAAGGAAGATCCAACTGCAACTGCCCGCTTTTTACGCACTACTGAAGAAAAGATTGAGTCTGGTAAAGAAataggaatcatgcaatgcaGGACAGCTTAATATATTGTAGCCTCACATAgtcatgaaatttttttaacaatgacAATTACAAAATCAGGTGTATTAACAAATAAAACGAGTAGGATTTAAGATCACATACTGACATGAGATGTATAGTCATATAGACTCATTCAAAATTCCATAATAAATGGATGCCATAACACAGTGAAAGGAATGCTAGGGAACATAGCATTATACTAAAATATACCCATCACAAGGAGGGCTGGAGGGGGGATGAAGATTCACCCAACATTGCTAAGAAATTGTAACTGGTTGTGATTACCTCTGATAAGCATAATAGCATACGACCATATAGGCTTAGGATTATATCTATATGAACATGACCCTCGATTGCATTAAGGGTAATGAATCAGGCCAGCTCAATCTTAACAACAAAATTTAAAGCAGAATAATCAAGTAGTAAAATGGCAGCATTTGTTCAGAATCTTTACCTTTGGTTTGGGTTTTAGCAACTGCCGATGAGGCAGCACTTACTGCAGCAGCTTCAGCAATAGTTGATGGCAATGAAGCACTCTCATCAACCGAAACAGTTGCAGGTGCTGCCATGCTAGATGAGGTCGATGGAACATCACCAGATGCCCTGTCTACCCCACCAACACAAGAATCACTAGAATTGTTAACAGGTATGTTAGTTGATCCAGCTCCTGGAAAATTCAGAAAACCAgagtcaacaaaaaaaaaaggttgtaACTTGTACAAGTAGATTCATGTTACAAATAGAAACATACCCTCTTGAAGCTCATAATAAGAAACTGGGTCAGATGGATTGACCACAACTTGAGGATTTTCACTATACAAGTTTGGAACTGCACTATAGTAGAGCTGTCCAGGTGGCATAGCAATTTGTCCATATATATTACTTGTTGGGACTTCAGGAGCTGTCTGTCCATAATACTCGGAGCCAGCAACAGGTGTGTAAGAAAGTGACTGCCCTGTCTGTCCATAAGATAAACTATATTGTGTGTAAGAAAGAGGCTGCCCTGTCTCGGCGTAAGATGGGAGAGCATGATATGGAGGTGGTTGTGGATCACCAGGTGGAGGAGGGGGTGCCTGTTCATCATCAGGTGGCAGCGGAGGAGGAGGGGCCTGCTCATTATCAGGCGGTGGTGGAGGGATCCACTCATCGTCTGGAGGTGGGGGGACAACAAACTGATGTTCTGGCAACAAAGAATGGCTGTCGCCTAGTGGATTCAACTGAACCTCATGCTCTGTTTGTCCAAGATCCTTTGCAACTGATGCATCTGCATCAGTTACATTGCCTGAGGAATTCATATCTTCAACTTCCATGTCCACATCCatgtcatcatcatcttcaaaaTTATACCCATGTCCAAGAGTTGATTGCTCAGGATTTGTATTTGTTTGAACTTCTGTATGAACATCTATACCAGTTTCCAAATGATTATCAGAAACATTAGATGAAGAAAAATGCTGAGAATTTGTAGGAATTTCATCATAGGTATCTTTCAAAACTACAGGTGAAGCATCAGCCTGAGGTCCATTCGAAACTTCAGAAGTAAGAGTGCTgtctttgttgttattgttatataaTTCAGAATCATGTCCCAAGCCATTCTGCTGCTCACCCACTGCTTCAGAGTCAGGGACATCTTTATCCTCAGCTTCAACTTCTGCTGATTCCGCAGTTTGGAAATTGTTTATCACACTTTCAAGTAGTTTTATCTGATTGTCAGAATGCACCCAGAATGGAAGCAAAGATGCTCCATATGAAGCAAGGGACCTAATATCAGAAAGTCTAATCTCAATCTCTAACATATACTTTGACAAGGTATCCTGATCTTGCAAATTGCCCTTTGACCTGTAAAATATGTCGACAGTAATTAAATTTGGGAAGAAACAATGATTAAAGATTACAAAAACTTAACCAAacaactaaaacaaaaaaaatgctgCAGAAAAGCTAAAGCTATATACTTACTCTTTTAGTGACTTCATCCTCCCTAATAAAATCTCACACTGTTTTTCAAGATGAGAAGGCAAATCAATTTGTGACTGCTGCTCTTCAGCACTGTAATTTGGAACATATGAAGGATCACCTCCATAAGGAAAACTCATACTACCATTATTCCCAATCAATTCCCTTCCATGAGTTACATTTGTATGTTCACCACTACATCCATTCATTTGGGATCCATGCCCATACAACTCATTATGAGAAGTCACTATGGTTTCTGCTGAACTATCAAGTGTGAAAGTAGCTGAAGTGTCCTGCATCACAGAAGAGGGAAAACTGGAATTATCGATACCAACAGCACCGCCGACTGTTTTATCATCAACAGAAGGAAGCATTGAATCGCTCGATAACTGAGCTGCTTGCGCCAAAACCTGGGGCACTTCCCATGAAGTTTCCCCAGTTTCAACATTCCAATAATAATAGCGTTGGCTTTCCTCATGCATCACCATCTTCCATCCAAAATTAATATCAGTACCAAGTTGTTCATCAAAGCTTCTTGAAGCGGACATTTGGTCATTGGAAACCATTTCCTTTGGAAAATTACCAGCAGCACcattacttgcattttctttgcTGCCTTCAGGATCAATTGAACTAGAATTTTCCATTCTAATCTGCTGTCCATCATTCTGAGATACATGATCAACAGAGACACTGATGTTGTCTTTGGATCTTTCCTCAATAGAATCCTTAGCCTGATAAATATAAAGAACCTCTGTATAAGTAGTAACCAAAATACATAGCATATTTACTATATATTATGTACCCTACAAATATATTCCGGACTATGTTCTCTAAGTCCGAGAGGAGTTACTATACATCAACTTCTGGAAGTAAGAAGCCACCCATCAAAAAGTCATTaccatataaattattatattacatCATAAAATAAGGGCTTCAAAGCAAAGGACCGTAGAAAATTAAAGGCCGATAGCAAAATAATTTCACAACTATGCTATAATTAACGATAGGAGTATAAATGGTTAGAGCGAATGAACTCTGATTACATCCTGCTTTATTCCAAATCTATACATATACAATCAAAGCGCAGATAGAAAAGATGGGTTGAAAAGAAGGGTTGTGTTACACCATGATTACCAACATAAACTTCATGAGTCTAAATCACATGGATAAAAAACACGATAGTGATGTCACTGGAGACTTTTCGATTCATTTAGCTAACCCAACCTAATAGGCCATGGTATTAGCAAAATCAACATTTTGGATGAGAGTAGTCAATAGGTAGCAGATTACCTCCTCATTAGACACTGGACTCTGCACCTTAGCATCACCAGGCACTTTACTTGATCCATCATCCATTTCATCATCACTATATTGCCCAAGCAGCAGCAATGGATTCTGTGGTTGACCTGAGACAAAACGCCAGCTTATCAGATACTACAAACACTGGATTATCAATAGTATAGCGATGATAATGAAgacaagaaaatttgaaaaaatatgccagaaattttcaaaaactataaAGGCAGTGCTGCAAATgacaataaatacaaaaatattcttcaagaagaaaataaattaacaagCAATTATCTTGTACATCTGATTCACCTGTTAGATATGGGAAAATATCAGTCAGTCACTAAGCAAGCAAAGCCAGAAACATTCGAACCGATAAAACTTTTTACCGTCTGAACCTCGAAAATTCCTTGATGCTGACAAAAGGGGGGAACAATTGGGAGTCATTCATATTTCAATGTGGCAGCACCGACCGCATCTGAAATGAATGTTCCCAAGATCACAGCAGCCCTACAGTCTGAGAACAGTTTCTTGGGGCAAACAACATAATATGTCTTGTATAAATAGATCCATATTTCCACCAATTTAATGTTGAGCACTCATGTCGTCTAAATATAGTCCTTTTTGAAGAAAACTGACAGAACCCACCTGAAGAAGAGGGTGAATTGGGTAACCCATCACGATGTTGTGAATCAGTATCCCCTCCAGCATCACCTTGTACATTGGAGCCACCCAACTCTCCTGGAATAGTAACTATTCAGAACACGGTACATAAGAGAAATGCATAAAAATCACTCCGTAATTTGATTCCTTAAGTATTCCCTACCAACCTTAATTTCTTTAAGGTGAAATGGCTgacataaaaatacaaataatatacGAGATACATTATATTCattgttcaaaataataataataataataataataataataataataataataatctcaaATGTAATGCTTCAAATTGCAAAATATATCTTATGTACACCAGAAGTCGTTTTGATAATCAAGTGTACTGTGCCAAATCATACAGAGACATACATTAACCCTACAACAATGTTCTACAACAAGTATCTAGCAAACCCTAGAATGTAGAAATCACAAATGACATAGGATGAAATACgagtcataataataatatgcaaATCATTTGATTTGATAAAACAAGTGCACTAAACTTCATCTACAATTTTAAACTTCACACCAAGTTATATCTTATCATAGCATACAAAAAGATATATAAACGAAGCTCATTAACTTCAATTTGAACAAAAATAGCTGTTGATCATTAAACCTCGTATACAATACAATTACAATAATCCatcaaataacatatatatgtgcgaattaaaaaataatatttttataaaattcagcAAGAAGAAGATTCATATTTGCAAACATCAGCAGAAACAAAAATCAAGTATAGTCCGTTTGCCAGGTATATGGGAATTGAACAAAACTAGGATTTCTAAAATCGAAGAAATCGGAACAAATAAACTGAAAAGAAATTTAAGCGTGAAGGAGCGAGCGATGGTGNNNNNNNNNNNNNNNNNNNNNNNNNNNNNNNNNNNNNNNNNNNNNNNNNNNNNNNNNNNNNNNNNNNNNNNNNNNNNNNNNNNNNNNNNNNNNNNNNNNNNCTCTTCCCCATTCGTAGGTTTCGTATTCGAATTCCTTATTGTGCTTCTGTTTCTGTAGTGTGCGCAATTTGGTACTCCCAAAGAAGGGAGCTTCGGATTTTCGGGTTAGGGTTTGTGGCCTTTGAGACTTCGAATCGAATCTTTCAGAATGTaaggaaaagtaaaattaaacaGAGTCGAtgggataaataaaataaaataaaaataagatcaaGGTAACAAGCTCTTCAAAATTGGCTGAAATGTTTagatttaatttagaatttaatttgatttatttatccGCGTAAAACACACTCCATTGTTAGGACAAGGGANNNNNNNNNNNNNNNNNNNNNNNNNNNNNNNNNNNNNNNNNNNNNNNaattaaaataaaaaataattatttttattaatatacttttacataattatttattaaattatgtattattatatttttattaatataattggtACACTCTTTGTATTGTtagcattaaaattaaattctattttattttcataaaattctTTAGAATAGACCTACAAATTAAATGCAGGAATATCAACTCAGGGCTTCTTGCTAATTGTCAGAAAAATCATTTTCTTATTAAGTAATGATTTTGAGTCataattcattttattattaaacttcTAATagttaaatgaataaaaatttaaatatataaacatgttgttttttgaaaatataaaagaataaaaaatatttttttatttattgttgagtttaaaaaaaataatatatttttttgtaaaaaaaataatatatttttttgtaaaaaaaataatacatttatttgataataatatatattaagaatttgGGATAAAAGATCAATAGTGTGTATAATTTATTTGGTTATTGTgtagaaaaataattagttcGAAATTTGTTTGACAACACACTCTTCATTTTTCTAACCCATAACCAATTTTCTAACTCATAACCACTGTATCCAaatattctcttttcttttctgaaCCAAAACCCTACTCACGAGTTAAGTTTTAAAGTAATTCTTTAAATTGTACTCAAGTTTTAAAATGGTCCTTCAAATTAATAGTTACTCAAATTTGTTTGAAAAGTTATATTCTAAGACTCATAATAATTCTTAAGGCATTTTTCGTAATCAGAAACTTGAAATGGACTGCCATGCTAGCACTGTAATTCCTTTTGTTTTTAGTCcctttactttttaaaattttaaactccAAATTATCATCCCTAACTTCTCTTTCTCACTCTCTGTCATGGCAATCATCACTGCTTCAACTGCTGATTATAACGAGAATTGATACATGAATATGTacaaaaaacttgaaaaattaaaattgtgtaAAATTTTTTCTCTAATAAGTTCTCATTTATCACAAGTCAATGGCTTTCCACCAAACTCGTCCAAGTCCAagccatataaataatattGATGAGAAAATTATATACATCAAGCAGTGGCAGCTACTCTACTATAGAGATAAATTCAGGATAGAGGAGAGGATGTTACCATAGACCTTTCTTTGTAGTTCGAGAAGTAGCGCATCAGGAACGCTTACATTGCCTTGCAAGCATGGAAGCAAAATTGTTTCCTATTCTCTCAATTTCACAGCAAACTGAGTAGAATCTGATATGTGCAGCTACATTAGGGTCTACTGTGCACCAACAGTTGAAGTTTATTCCATCAAAGCGATCTAACTTGACAAACTATTGATTCATGGTCTTAACGTGATGTTTTGATCTTGTGCCATCTTCAATAAATATCTCTCTAAAATTATTGGATATATGAAGATGGGAAGATAATAAAAACTTTAACTGTGTTTTGGTTTCAAGGCACGATTAGATTGCTTTCTTTAAAGAGATATTTGTTTCCACATTTAGTTGCTGTAGGGTTGATGACAACACTCTCCCAAATACAATGAAACCTaggaattttttaattagaaataGTAAGAAATTCTTGGAAAAAAAATCTCTTAATAGTTAAGTAAAATATACACTTAGTACTTATGTGTTTAAAACAGTGAATAAGgacttatttatacatattgcaTATAGCAATTATAATTTGTTACGTACGCAAATGGTTGTGTCTTTACTATTGTCAATAAATACAATGTTTTGAATATACACAAATGTGGAGTTCAAAAGAGAAAGTGCATACAAGCTAAGAAAACTCAAGGGCAATAATTGAAGACTATAGATGAATAAAGTGGGAGAAGCGAGTATATTGACTTCTTATGAAGTACAGGTGATGGAAGAACACAACAAAAACGTATTACATTTGAGGAATGATTTGGTTCTTTGTGTATATGATTCGGTTCTATGTGTATTGTGTACTTGTTTATTAGTTTTACGTTTATGGTTTAATCTGTTCTTTGTGGTTGATTTTGGTCTTTGATGGTAATGCCGAAGGGGATTAAATTTAATCACTTGATATTAGAACTCTGTATTCTCTAAAAGGGTCAAATTTTTCACTACTAATCTAAaacaaaaatagttttaaacaTGACCAAACATCTTATCAACTCGAgtaaacaagcaaggaattggcaattcagaatgaaatttttttgagaaaGTCTCAGGATCGAGTTGAAGTACTTCTAAAGTATATTGATTCCATGGGAAAAGAATCGATCTAATCTGACCAAGAGGATGATAGAGCTCTTGGAAACCAAGGATGAGGGATCTGATGTAGACCATTCTATTTAAAACCTGTTTCTACTGTGTGTGTTATGATCTTTTGATACACTTTTTTTTGTCTGGATGATTATAATCTGACTAGTAAAGCTTAAACTTTAAACTGCTCAGTTTATAtggctaacaaaatattttgtgaaaactattttttttttactttcttgatgacaaaagaaaaataaaaatgaaacatGAATTGAATGAATGTTGAATGaatattattgataaattaGGTTATTTGGTTGGTTGGTACTGATATATGAATTTAAGGATTGATAGCTTATTGAGTTCTAATCGAATACATTATTAGGCTGAATAAATATTTGATGAATCAATTGTATAGGTGGACCAAGCTGTTTTGTGAATTTGTAAATGGTAGGTTAATTTGTGATGTTTAGCATTGTCATTGATTATAGTTTATGCATATACATTGTTGTTTCAATGTTGATTACAGGTTGAAAAAAAGCACACATGAAAGGAGAGCTAACCGAATGAAAGAAATGGGAAGACCAATAAAAATTGGATCATTAAAGGAAAGTATCGTTAACTCttctcatatcttttaattacaatttattttcatttataatgtttatcataaaaaaaaattgttgaatttaaaaaaaaaaacaatacatttattttatgATGACAAACACTAGTGATTTGGGCTTTTAGCCCAATAATATATGTAATTTGTTAGGTTATtgtgcagaaaaataaataacccaAAATTTCCTTGACAACACACTCTTCTCTTTTCTAGCCTATAACCACTGTACCCAAAcactctcttttctcttcttaccCAAAACTCATGTGATTATCCACGAATGAAGGATGAAAAGATGTTTCACAAGTCAAATGGTAAGATCAGAGGGTTTCAAGCAAAGTGAAAAAGGTGCATCACCAAACTTATGCactaaaaggaaaaaagaggaaaaattcaaaagttaaaactaaaagataaaattaaatccgATTTGATgcagaagaaaatcaaagaagatGAGTTATCATCTTTGTGTAAccattttaatttgttgaagCTATCATCTTTCTGCTATACATTTTTaggtaagaagaagaaaatggaagttattttttttctgcTGTAAATTAAATGttacaattaaaatttgaaGCTAAAGAATATATCAGTGGTTGATATCTTTGAagtcaaaaaagaagaaagaaaaactgCAAGCTAACTCCACCAGTCATGAAACTCTGCTGTTATTTCATCTCTTCTCAGTGTCTCTATTTTGGTTTTTGAGGAAAAAAAACAAAGTCAAAGGTAAACAACTAGAAATTGAAGCAAAGAGAATGAATCTTCGTATCTTTCAAGTTAtaccttcttctccttcataattttacattaaaatttttgttcttcagttttatctttttttgttttcaatcaaTGGAAAAAGACAAATTTGTAAGGTATCAATAAAAACCATTAAGAGAAAATGCAAAGAGAATAATCTTGGAGAAAAAGTCAGAAATTATGTCAATCTTTTTGTAATTGTTTCTGTTTTGTATTCATGAGTTTGAGAGGTTTTCCTTGCTAAGTTGGGTAAACACTTAGTGTTGAAGGGGAGTTGatcctcttcaatgagaaaaaaattggaTGGTGTCCAGTGTAGGATCTCACCCTTCATTGTTCTCTCTctcctatttaattttgatctcacttatagaattaaaggtgagagatcacactttattctctcaagtattaaaaaaaataggaaaatggatcctctcaatttttttttttacaattgagagagtaaagtgtgatctctcaccattaattttataagtgggacCAAAAATAAACATGAGAGAGAGAACAATGAAGGGttagagatcacactttatattgtcaatttttttaacaattgagaaGATCCATTCCCAAAAAATGGAGAGTATTCATTTTCCTAAGTGAACCTAGTCAAATCAAAATTGGGTAAAAGTTCGACTTGTCCTTGATAAGATTAGGCTGAATCCCTGGAAATTTGTGTTTGTAAATCTTTGAAAAAGATAGTGAAAATTTCACCACAGTTATggggagactggatgtaggccaCACTACACATGGTGgttgaaccaggatatatgacTGTGTTACTCTTCTCTACTCTTTCTGATTTGCTCGttatgaaacaaaataaaattgtctcctGCTTATggcttgtttgggtgagtttttaagaaaagatcttttttcgagttatctttttttaaaagatcttatgtaaaaataaaagtgattttatatgAGATTGACATAAACAATACAAAAAGATTGACataattacagcttctcaaaaaaagattt is part of the Arachis duranensis cultivar V14167 chromosome 1, aradu.V14167.gnm2.J7QH, whole genome shotgun sequence genome and encodes:
- the LOC107459753 gene encoding uncharacterized protein LOC107459753 isoform X1 (The sequence of the model RefSeq protein was modified relative to this genomic sequence to represent the inferred CDS: added 74 bases not found in genome assembly), encoding MGKRKERRLAALSNAGRRVKLDLFAEPSGELGGSNVQGDAGGDTDSQHRDGLPNSPSSSGQPQNPLLLLGQYSDDEMDDGSSKVPGDAKVQSPVSNEEAKDSIEERSKDNISVSVDHVSQNDGQQIRMENSSSIDPEGSKENASNGAAGNFPKEMVSNDQMSASRSFDEQLGTDINFGWKMVMHEESQRYYYWNVETGETSWEVPQVLAQAAQLSSDSMLPSVDDKTVGGAVGIDNSSFPSSVMQDTSATFTLDSSAETIVTSHNELYGHGSQMNGCSGEHTNVTHGRELIGNNGSMSFPYGGDPSYVPNYSAEEQQSQIDLPSHLEKQCEILLGRMKSLKESKGNLQDQDTLSKYMLEIEIRLSDIRSLASYGASLLPFWVHSDNQIKLLESVINNFQTAESAEVEAEDKDVPDSEAVGEQQNGLGHDSELYNNNNKDSTLTSEVSNGPQADASPVVLKDTYDEIPTNSQHFSSSNVSDNHLETGIDVHTEVQTNTNPEQSTLGHGYNFEDDDDMDVDMEVEDMNSSGNVTDADASVAKDLGQTEHEVQLNPLGDSHSLLPEHQFVVPPPPDDEWIPPPPPDNEQAPPPPLPPDDEQAPPPPPGDPQPPPYHALPSYAETGQPLSYTQYSLSYGQTGQSLSYTPVAGSEYYGQTAPEVPTSNIYGQIAMPPGQLYYSAVPNLYSENPQVVVNPSDPVSYYELQEGAGSTNIPVNNSSDSCVGGVDRASGDVPSTSSSMAAPATVSVDESASLPSTIAEAAAVSAASSAVAKTQTKVVRKKRAVAVGSSLKSNKKVSSLVNKWKAAKEELLEEEEEPESVYEVFERKRQREIEEWHAKQIASGEAKDNANFQPLGGDWRERVKRKRAQKARESLEAPHDAVEPRQQQPDMTELSKGLPSNWQAYWDETSKQVYYGNTITLETTWDRPTK
- the LOC107459753 gene encoding uncharacterized protein LOC107459753 isoform X2 (The sequence of the model RefSeq protein was modified relative to this genomic sequence to represent the inferred CDS: added 74 bases not found in genome assembly), with the translated sequence MGKRKERRLAALSNAGRRVKLDLFAEPSGELGGSNVQGDAGGDTDSQHRDGLPNSPSSSGQPQNPLLLLGQYSDDEMDDGSSKVPGDAKVQSPVSNEEAKDSIEERSKDNISVSVDHVSQNDGQQIRMENSSSIDPEGSKENASNGAAGNFPKEMVSNDQMSASRSFDEQLGTDINFGWKMVMHEESQRYYYWNVETGETSWEVPQVLAQAAQLSSDSMLPSVDDKTVGGAVGIDNSSFPSSVMQDTSATFTLDSSAETIVTSHNELYGHGSQMNGCSGEHTNVTHGRELIGNNGSMSFPYGGDPSYVPNYSAEEQQSQIDLPSHLEKQCEILLGRMKSLKESKGNLQDQDTLSKYMLEIEIRLSDIRSLASYGASLLPFWVHSDNQIKLLESVINNFQTAESAEVEAEDKDVPDSEAVGEQQNGLGHDSELYNNNNKDSTLTSEVSNGPQADASPVVLKDTYDEIPTNSQHFSSSNVSDNHLETGIDVHTEVQTNTNPEQSTLGHGYNFEDDDDMDVDMEVEDMNSSGNVTDADASVAKDLGQTEHEVQLNPLGDSHSLLPEHQFVVPPPPDDEWIPPPPPDNEQAPPPPLPPDDEQAPPPPPGDPQPPPYHALPSYAETGQPLSYTQYSLSYGQTGQSLSYTPVAGSEYYGQTAPEVPTSNIYGQIAMPPGQLYYSAVPNLYSENPQVVVNPSDPVSYYELQEGAGSTNIPVNNSSDSCVGGVDRASGDVPSTSSSMAAPATVSVDESASLPSTIAEAAAVSAASSAVAKTQTKVRKKRAVAVGSSLKSNKKVSSLVNKWKAAKEELLEEEEEPESVYEVFERKRQREIEEWHAKQIASGEAKDNANFQPLGGDWRERVKRKRAQKARESLEAPHDAVEPRQQQPDMTELSKGLPSNWQAYWDETSKQVYYGNTITLETTWDRPTK